In Diorhabda sublineata isolate icDioSubl1.1 chromosome 2, icDioSubl1.1, whole genome shotgun sequence, the sequence GTAGAAATTACTCAGAATTATTGTGAATGCTCCATACTATGTACTCAACAAAGTTATTACTTGTGACCTTTGAACAAATATCTTACTTTTATCAGAAATAGGCTCAACGTATTAGCTCAACCTTTAGTGGGACCTCCCACTCAGAGAAGGCATTTTTCTTGTGACCTAACTGACAAATTATAGTCCCATAGTGTATGTTAATTTATATGTTCATTGCAAATTAGGAAAACTTCGAAGTTTtagtttccaaaataaaaaagttagaCCGACAtgtacttatatatttgaaaaaagaaaaaaatctgataaCAAACTGGGAAAGTATGTGTCTCATTTGAAAAACGAGGTTTTTTACGATGGCGGTTCCCTTTGTTTCGACCTTGATTcactttcaaattaaaacaaaaaaaaaggtcATTGTTTTACTAAACAGTCTCCGAGGCAATTATGGCAGACCTGTGACTAAGCAAATACCTTTATGTAACTTCTTCCTGTTGTGATTCTGATTCATGGAACACTACACTAGTATCGGAACGTACTTGATTCTATTTCAATCACACACGTGTCAACTGTcaagataattttctttatgtcATGTCAACAAGCTTAAAAAAGTCTTAGTAACCtttgtatttaattaaatacatAACACTAccaacattttcttttattgtttgtCGGCCCTATTTTGCAAATATACTTCAGTGTTCTACCCCTTATTCTCTATTTTTATCCTTACATCGTAAGGATGGATTCGTACGTCATTCATTGTCACctaatttgtaaacaaaaattttgtctcCTTTATACTGCAATGTTGAAGGGTGAACAATTTATAGTGGTACTTACTTCAACTTTTTTTTGTCAGGTCAGAATCTGGTTACTCTAGTTGGTAAGTGGGTTAATAAATactacttttatatatttatacattttattttcaccatttttgGGTTACAATGAATGTATTGCTACAGAACAAAGAATATATCTTTGGTATCATCGgcaaaacattttataaacGTACAAAATAGATCCTTCATCCAcaaaaagtcaaaataaactaaaataataagtataatacataatacaaaaatatacttgtacaataaattaaagtaaaaagtctgtaaaaaattcttattattaatattatagcCGCCATTTTCAAGAGTAtacaatttttacataaattccattttttatacTACGCCTTCTGTATAGTTAGAAGAATCAACCTGAGAATGCTAAAAACATtgtgatttatcaaaaaatctattcttatagttttttgtttgtaacaacatcaataaaaacataccaagatctagattttttgatataatcaaAAACTGCCCTAAACgatcaaatattatttcgtatattaaaaaaatttacacaaaaacgaaaaaatgtttacatttACAAAAGATCTTAGAGATGTATTTTTAGTGAATCATTGCAATTTTAATTGTATTGAGATTCCACAAATACTCGTTTGGgttgtttagtaaaaataacaacaaataataCTGATTATAGGATATtcttaatttaaaatcaaaataaattagttacCTTCCTTCTATTTGTGTAgcgcttcttcttttttagtttgGCCTCTCTTCTTATTTTCTAAGGTAAACTACTATATATGTAGTTCaccatagacaaataaaaagcATTGAAGGGTTTCCAACAGTTTGTTCATTGCGAGTTTCTACTGCAAAAACGTCAAAAGTGATTTTAAGCGAttctatagaaaattataatcactacattttttgtttagacctttttctcatatatttctaCTCTTTTGAGGtatgttttttaaattgtcTCGTCGAAAAATATGTGGAAAtcatttaaacaaaaagtatagagataaactttttaaaatacaCCTAAAATTACGTTTGACGTGTTTATAATTGcgataaaaacagaaatatttggTTTGCTGTTGGCAATACACAAGAGAGACCTAACCATGAAAGAAGAAGCGTGACACGAATAGAAATAAGGTAATATGGAGTATAAAGGTACAAGAGACCAAGAATGTAGCAAACATAAAGTTACGTACATAGGATTATagtaagtaaaattttgaaactttgaccacgaaattctattattttactTTATCGATTGATATATAACGTCACCTACCCAAGGCAAAAGATGGTGCCACGAATggcctaaaaaatattttgagtctAATCTGTTTCCAACAATTTCCTGACTTTGCTTCAGAATTTTTTCCTATGAATCGCCCAAATTCTATCCATAGGATTATAGACTTTTTTTAACCTCAaacatattttctgttttttcgtTATCGTGTATGGTAAAAAAGTTCCACCCCGTCAAGTACTGTGGCctgaaaattccattttttggcTTCATCTAGAGACCCCAAACGGGGGACAAGCACAATATTTcgcatatttttgaaatgagaaaaattcaaTCTCTAAGACTGGCGTACGTCaatttagtttaccttcagtctctgaagacgataacttgtaATCGAAACGgtttcagaaataaaaatttccaaattttcattcaattttatcaaacgAAAAAAATAAGAGGTTATGGTAACTGCGTTTAAAACTGTTGTTTGTTGTGTTTATTCAGTGTGGAAGTGAAGCAGTGGCTTGGGAATAGAGCATCCAAACTAGAGTAGAGCTCGGAGAAATCGTCTTAACTCATCTTTAACcattatcaaaaacatttttttgaagagATTATAAAGAAGCTTGTTTACAGATATGACAAATAATTCAATCCTctatttgaatgaataaatttaatttaaattgtatcCAAGTTTATTGATTCGGTTCAATGATGCCATCTATCGTTTTCAAAGCGTTTCTCGGTGAATGAATTTACTACAACGAGAAATTATGAGATTCTTCTAACGACCAAAAGGTGGCAATACTTTTCATACTATACATAGAGTGTTATCTTTACAAACGGATATTTGAGCCTCTTGCATTATTCTCAATCTAGGACCAAGTGGTAAACCCATCTTTTGTAATCTATCTTCGCTTAAATAAGGTAGTTCTACCATTCCTATTCGTTCCCCTTCAAATATCGTCGCGTATTtctgaaaatgaaaacatttgttataaatattaattattttatgaaattccgTGTCGTACCTCGTATCCTAGTTTTCGTAAAAATAATCTTAACAATGGCGGCTCATCTCCAAAAAACTTCGTCAACTTTTTCACTCTAGCGGGATTAGCCAGAACAGGTAAATCTTTGGAACTGACAGCGCGAGCTGCGCTTTGAGCTCTCACGTTCAACATGTTTGTCTGCGTCCTTAGAGCTGCGATCTCTCCTCGTATATTCTCCATTTCTTGTATCATCAGATGTTGCGTACGCATCTCTGACGATAGATGAGCTACGGATCGAGCTAACGTAACAACGTGTGATTCCAATCGTTGAAAcctgacaaaaaaatatataataccaATATTaccatatttataattagagtTTTAATACCTTTTGTTGATACCTCTAATATCTCTAACCTTCTTTCTATCTTCATTGGTTCTTCTTTTATCTCTAATTGGTCTACTACTGACGGAACTTGACGGTAACGAAGACATACTTCCATATCTTCGTTTTGTAAACCGAGGATCATTTGGTTGGTACTTAGCGGGATGTTTTTTAACTCCTAATAATTTAAGTACTTCCGAATACATTGTTTCCAAACCTTCTAACTGTTTCCTGATAGCTCTAGCATCTGTAGTACTTAAATCTTCATCAGAATCACTTTGTCCGTCTAGAATCGATTCTAAATCCATGGATCTTGTTGTTGTCGAGGTCATGTCagtattatctaaaccaaaaactgtaattttaaagagtttaaattatttttaaatctcgatattaataattcaattcactTGCTTTGTTTTCCTCTTAAAATCGCATTGTGGTCAATTTTTTTCTGCGACCTATGTTTCTGAGGTGAACTGTTGTTCCATCTCGATTCACCGGCTACAATTCTAGAATGATTTTTACTTTTGTAACTTTCGTATTCCGGTCTACTACCGCACGGCAAgctgaaacaataaaatataatctttttgacaaataaaGTAGTTTCAATCCCTTATTGGTGATGTTGATTAGAAGACTGAAGAAGATTTCCGATCGCTCGTGATGATCGCTATATTGTGTCAACAATATTAAGAAATCGTCACCTTGACGCCGTTCAAGTGTAACAACAACTTCACATGAGGTGAATGGCTAGTAGTCAGTAAGAAGAAGGAAAATAACCTGACCCCTAAACACCTGCTATTGGTCCAAAACTTACTCCAGCTCATCTGCAAGTACGCCTGTGTTTTGTACAGGATCATCTGAATTTGACGTTGGAGCAATGGGGATGGAAGCGACCGAAGACCGAGAGAGTGATTTCCAGATTGTGCAGAGTGCTTTAGGCAGTAGTTTCTGCATGATCTGCGGTGCAATTTGAATAGGATCACGAATCATTCTAtcgagaaaattttatttcgtgtGGTATTTTACTTAAACCACATTGGAGACGAATTTATCTTTATGTACGACAATGCAAGGCCGCACATAGCCAGAATCGTGCAAGATCACGTTGCAGGTGTagatttcttttatatatcttaTGGGGTTTCGTTACAATTGATAGATAATTATGATGTTTTGACCGGCAGTGTACGCTATCACAAATGTTGTTAATTAATCGAGGAAACATACCTTTCGAAACCTAATACTTCATGACTTAACAATAATAACGCAACATAGGATGCCTTAGAAATTACCTGTTATGTTTATACCTCGCCGAATTTCTTGGAGTTGTATTTGGTGAAGATTGTTCTCCTGGTGATAAAGGGGGTAAAGGAGGTGTCATTGATGATACACTTTCACTTAGAACAGAATGAGGTTTTCCTGGGttattattttgtatagatAATTCATGAAGTTTTGGTTCCAGAATATGTCTTAATTCGTTTTCGACAATATCCACCCATTCAGAATCGTGACCTGCATAAATGAAAGACATGATTATTCAAAACGTACATTAAATAAGGTTTTTAGAGAAAATCTACTCTGTGAGAGAAAAGTGGtggaataaatatatgtaaattaatttaatcttACTGTTGTCTTGTAGGTCTCTGTATTTTCCTCTGGTGACGTTAGGTACTGAATCAAAATGATCACTATTTGAATCTACGGGTCCTGGTCTACGTCCACTGCTGTACGCAGCGCTGCCTCTACCAGAATCAATGTTTGATGAGGATTGACCACCAGTTTTATCGTAATCAGAGCTCGTGGCTGAACTAGGATTGGTTTTCTTTTGAACTTTACTTTCCTCGTCTAATTTCGCTATTCTTTGACCAACGTTATAAACACCTTCTATTTTTcctggaaaataattatttataacaagattaattattttttattaatttccacCTACCTATCTCTCCTTCTAATCTCTTTCTTGGACTCCCCTGTAGTTCGTCAGTCGTTTTTTGGTCATTTTCTTTTctgttatcaatattatttccaTCACTTTTTACTACTCTATCATTTAACCCAGGAGGATCTAATCTACGTTCTTGTGAACCTTTTCTTCTCAAAAACCCACCGTCGTCACTATCCTTTTCcgtatcattttttgtttgagttTCCATGATATTTCCGTATGATCCTCGTCGCATTGGTGTGGGTATTTGAGGTTGAGGTTTACGGTTTGGTAATTCTTCGTGGACTTCGTCTTCGTACGCTAACTGCGGTTGAGAAGCTGCTCTTCTCGCTTCGAAACTTCTTTGGCGAAGGCTATCACGTTCTAATTGTTGAGCACTACGTTTCTCAGGAGACGACTGAAATAAAATGTATGGTGATCACTTACTAGTAAATATGAAACAAAGATGATctccaaaaaaatttctctGGATCGAAAACTTTTACTACCATAATGTTTGTTACAGTTGATATGATTGGTTTGTTTCATTTTGAAGATTTGATCCTGGGTTCTTCTTTCTTGTAACTGTGGTTCTATTCTTCTTTCAATACTTTTTCATATACTTTAGAAACAATACTCAATACCTTGGTAATTGTTGGAGTCCATCttatcttttattaatttactggtgttatcaatattttcctcAAGTTCTATACCATCTTCTTGTGTTCAATTTGCTCTTAGCTCTTATTTCTTTTGATCTTCAACGATCTGTTCACCTAATAAGATTTCCATTTCGccatttttcagtttcttttcgTGTCTTACTTCTGCATTCCACCATTATGTTTGTTAGCTagttctatttatttttgttatactaTAAAACTATAGAACCACTGGTTTGGTACTACTACTacaaattgatcaaatttttttctttgtcattaataaaaaatgaaaactattttaatgATGATAACGAATTTGTTGTTTACTAACTTATACCAGCTTCTACATTGATGAAACTTACTTGTAAATGCTGCTGTTGCATAGCTTGTAACGGAACATAATTTGTTTCTCTGGGAGGTACAGGTACTTGTCTTCGTTGTGGGGTTGAAGCAACATAGTTGCTTTGGTAATAGAGCTGTTCTTCTGAGTGTTGTTGATTTAACATTTCTTGAGATCTAGCTTGAGCTAGTTGCTGAGAGTattgttgatttttcaattgttgCTGATATTGCTGTTGGGCATGTTGGGATATCATCTGCTGTTGCATGTAACTCTGATTATATTGTGATGTGATAGGAGGTTTTTGATAAcctaataatggaaaattattaaattaaaatatggaaaagtaTAGATTAAATATATTGCTAGAATgtacaaaaattcattatgtttTATTTACCTTGTTCAATTGTAGCCTTCTTACTAACTCCTTCATCAGCGATATTACCTTGGGATTTCCTCAGTTCTTCTGCCATGTTATTTAAACCTGCTTCTTCgcctttttcttcattttctttgttACTTTTAAATCTATTTGACAGCATATCTTTAATAGTATTGTAAGTTTTGGccatagttttatttttctgatcTTTCTGAGATGTTTCTTTACTTTCTATTTGTACAGTGACATTTTGGGGGTGTGAGGTATTAGTAGGAAAGTCGTCAGTAATGGGTAATGGTCTGGAGGTGGTTTTATTTGTATCTCCAGGGGCATGCCACGCCGTTCGTGGTACGGCGCCAGTTGAATTAAGATTTTGGCCATTGTAGTAGTCTTGTACTTGGTGATAATTAGTGCGGTAAGGGGATCCATTTGGATCATTGGATTGTTGAATAGTCTGGATCAAGCCAGAATGTgtctaaaaaaattacattctataaacaaattttttactacCCTCGTATTACATAAACATTATCCTACATGGTAGTAAAGAAAGACAAATAGtaattaaaactcaaaaataatcgTGTGACTCCGCCCTTGGTCGTTAACCCATTCCAACAGGCTATTGACATGGTCTAGCCAGGCATGGCTGACCAGCacgaagaaaatttaaattacagattaatatttcaaataccaAACAGaggaagtttgaaaaaaaaacataaaaaaagatttacacctacaataattacaatattatcGGTGAGTACTGACATAAAATTCTAGTTGCTTCTTCAGCTGCATTAATAAATACGAGGGTAGCTTTAAAACTTCTCGTCTTTTATCAAATAGATAAAGTTCAacatatttctatataattgCGGTTCGTTTTAATACCATGAATTTTATTAAGACtctgtattaatttttatcaaataatatcaGCTGTACACACTGTACATATTTTTCATACTTTACAACAATCTAGTTTGCAGTAATTACCTTTAATAGCAACTCCTTGAACATCACATAAAGATTATTGAAAGTATAATGTGTCATGGAATGGCATTATTGAATATCAAAACTTTGTTACATAATTGAACCGAAGCTAGATCAAGAAACTgattgaatataatataaataaaaaagtatttaatgaatttgaggttgaatattataaaagtcatgtacaaaaaactgaatatgaaaaaaaaagagggAAGTATCAACTGGAAATGTTATTCGAATCTGgaaatatctaataataattaaaaatgagaattaaatataaatagacGAGTTAAATCATCTAATCAATATTGTAACTTCCtcttaaaaattaccaaaatataacctacctttaaaaaaaataactatattatAATTGGTGGGATATAccataaaaatgttatattaaaaaaaatctgatacAGACCACACTTACTGTTTCGTTGGTATTAATGGTGAACTCAACCatactaaaattgaattatactGAGCGTTCACCACaacaaaatcaacaataaaagTGAACGTTCTTTTACATTATTCCCATTCATTGTGCTGCCATCTACTCATTGGCGTAACGaagacatttttatatttagtaatGAAAAGCCGTATCTAATTAtctttaataaacaataatgaatatGGAATAGCAACGTGTTGAGAAAATTTAAtgagatattttatattttttcacagcGTAGTTGCCATTCAACTATAGCACTAAAATTGtacaatcaaaaattgtttaacgAAGATAAACAATAAATAGTCATTGATTATCGTGTCAATTATCTTCAAACGGTTTATGGACAACTTGAGGgaagaaaatatattgtgaCTGAGGTATATCAccttaaaataaattaaattaattcattattaatcCAATTAATAATAGAATCTCCTTGTCGACAAAATTTTTGAGCACAAAATTAGTTACTCTCAAATCAATGATACTGAGAATTAATTTCTGTCGTTTATCTTATTTAATCTCGGTTAGGTCTATCATTTGTTGTGTTATGtgaatcttttattttgttttttctacggCACTGTGTCTACTAAGAATATTATAAGCATGTTCCGGTGATTAGTATCATTTCTAAAGAAACACTATCGGTCGGGTTGAGGAAGAAGATACGTTTGGTATGGTAGGGATAAAAAAAAACCGTTGAAATAATTTGAGTGGCAACTAAAAACAAGAAATGATATGTAAGTTTACTCGTTAAAATGTATAAAGTGTTTTTCGAGGTTACTCAACGCATGCAAATGttgttattttgatgtttgCACTTTCGTGGACAGCATTACAACAAATATCTctcatgaaatattttgatatttacagTTTTGAATAATTGTTGTCTAATTAATAAGAGTTACTTCGTTAACAGTCCTTGGTGATGAGTTATAGTTCTTGGGAATGTTATTccgataaaaaaatactataggACACAATTTTTGTCATGTACAGGTTCAATAAACTGTTAagatattttcctatttttataatagattAATAGATGGTGTTGATAGCGGTATTTGACAGTTAGCGTTTCTATTGAAGGTTATGAACAGTGGCGGCACGTGATAAAATTGGAACTTATAGAAGTCGAATTCCTTTTGGTTTTTGGTATCTATTTACGGTGATAAACGTATCATTGATTTGAAGATTTGTCTGAAAAAATACATCGGCATGTAAGCTGTGAGGACACCACTGATACATTGAGCAACATTTGAAAATTACTAAACTTGATTGGGTTTTAATGCACTTGAATATTACCCTtaagtttgtttttcttttgtaaagAGAATATTTATTCGAATATTAAATCAGAAAATACATTTTAGATGACCCTATAGTGAAATGTgagaattcatttgaaaatagatCGATTCCCTTATTAAATTCTTAGATCAAAGTGGACAGCAGCTCTATAATTAGAGTGAATATGCTACATCAATAAGTCCCGGGACAAGTACATTGCGTTATTGGATCGATAGAgtataaaaaagagaaaaaaaaagttcttAAATGTAAGAGAAATTCTATTTCAATACTCCATGtcacaaatttatgaaaattgaaagtatTGCGCTTCCAGTTTCTTAACCACTCAACTTACATACCAAATCTGGTTTCCAGTTACCACTATCTCTTCGTAGACCTTAAAAAAACTCAAAGGAAAGAGAATTGGGTCCAATAACGAAGAGGTTGTAGATTAGTTTGGAAGCAAAAGTAGTAAGAACTGCTCTGATCAGAGTGAGGGTATTAAATCTTCAGATTCACTCTCTGGTTATTTTTTATCGCTAAATCAGTTGAAGGGATCAAAGGATATTAAACGAACATGAGAATTATGATAACTTAGTATTGTCTGTAGATAGAGGTAGAGTATACGTATCTATACAATAATTTCGATTCttaacttgactttccgtttgccgttaCCGTAGAcgtttgctgttacaaaattaaacacATTGAAATGCGTAACACcattcatagttgccgtttgaTGTCGCTGTTTGCTGATCGGTTTGCCGTTGGCGATTTCAGCATAAACgaattttttagacgacgccatctgaaagttgttcgttctgtattcatttacataccgaaagttgcgttttcaGTGTTCcgtgtagtgaaagtgacagttgacagctCCGTACTGcgaaacactttcgggacgctctggagtagccacttcaatgttgacagttgacagtttcacttcgatgctTTTGCataagttttgtctaaattgaTGAAtgacaatgaatgatgatggaAAAGAAAATctcagcgatgaagagttatTAGTTGCCGAATATTATAAGTAAAATGTTTACTATTGTAgtactttcagtccttggcatacaaataactattatctATTCCTG encodes:
- the LOC130452915 gene encoding uncharacterized protein LOC130452915 isoform X3 translates to MVEFTINTNETVSVTHSGLIQTIQQSNDPNGSPYRTNYHQVQDYYNGQNLNSTGAVPRTAWHAPGDTNKTTSRPLPITDDFPTNTSHPQNVTVQIESKETSQKDQKNKTMAKTYNTIKDMLSNRFKSNKENEEKGEEAGLNNMAEELRKSQGNIADEGVSKKATIEQGYQKPPITSQYNQSYMQQQMISQHAQQQYQQQLKNQQYSQQLAQARSQEMLNQQHSEEQLYYQSNYVASTPQRRQVPVPPRETNYVPLQAMQQQHLQSSPEKRSAQQLERDSLRQRSFEARRAASQPQLAYEDEVHEELPNRKPQPQIPTPMRRGSYGNIMETQTKNDTEKDSDDGGFLRRKGSQERRLDPPGLNDRVVKSDGNNIDNRKENDQKTTDELQGSPRKRLEGEIGKIEGVYNVGQRIAKLDEESKVQKKTNPSSATSSDYDKTGGQSSSNIDSGRGSAAYSSGRRPGPVDSNSDHFDSVPNVTRGKYRDLQDNSHDSEWVDIVENELRHILEPKLHELSIQNNNPGKPHSVLSESVSSMTPPLPPLSPGEQSSPNTTPRNSARYKHNSLPCGSRPEYESYKSKNHSRIVAGESRWNNSSPQKHRSQKKIDHNAILRGKQIFGLDNTDMTSTTTRSMDLESILDGQSDSDEDLSTTDARAIRKQLEGLETMYSEVLKLLGVKKHPAKYQPNDPRFTKRRYGSMSSLPSSSVSSRPIRDKRRTNEDRKKVRDIRGINKRFQRLESHVVTLARSVAHLSSEMRTQHLMIQEMENIRGEIAALRTQTNMLNVRAQSAARAVSSKDLPVLANPARVKKLTKFFGDEPPLLRLFLRKLGYEKYATIFEGERIGMVELPYLSEDRLQKMGLPLGPRLRIMQEAQISVCKDNTLCIV
- the LOC130452915 gene encoding uncharacterized protein LOC130452915 isoform X1, translated to MATGRTVRQVKHGERLRRSQTSLNPVSSPNIEIKSTGDVARVVKTKKLVEVDGYGPYKPVPPPKPLSQQSSIAQEESSGVIPPPYRMPPYPLYNEPSIPGATVLDQPIATSSPVTPQGLHTHSSKFPIEREVILSSTEKNSKIPILHDYKKRSKVAVAPDVPPKQMAAWTQNHQILPDQTHSGLIQTIQQSNDPNGSPYRTNYHQVQDYYNGQNLNSTGAVPRTAWHAPGDTNKTTSRPLPITDDFPTNTSHPQNVTVQIESKETSQKDQKNKTMAKTYNTIKDMLSNRFKSNKENEEKGEEAGLNNMAEELRKSQGNIADEGVSKKATIEQGYQKPPITSQYNQSYMQQQMISQHAQQQYQQQLKNQQYSQQLAQARSQEMLNQQHSEEQLYYQSNYVASTPQRRQVPVPPRETNYVPLQAMQQQHLQSSPEKRSAQQLERDSLRQRSFEARRAASQPQLAYEDEVHEELPNRKPQPQIPTPMRRGSYGNIMETQTKNDTEKDSDDGGFLRRKGSQERRLDPPGLNDRVVKSDGNNIDNRKENDQKTTDELQGSPRKRLEGEIGKIEGVYNVGQRIAKLDEESKVQKKTNPSSATSSDYDKTGGQSSSNIDSGRGSAAYSSGRRPGPVDSNSDHFDSVPNVTRGKYRDLQDNSHDSEWVDIVENELRHILEPKLHELSIQNNNPGKPHSVLSESVSSMTPPLPPLSPGEQSSPNTTPRNSARYKHNSLPCGSRPEYESYKSKNHSRIVAGESRWNNSSPQKHRSQKKIDHNAILRGKQIFGLDNTDMTSTTTRSMDLESILDGQSDSDEDLSTTDARAIRKQLEGLETMYSEVLKLLGVKKHPAKYQPNDPRFTKRRYGSMSSLPSSSVSSRPIRDKRRTNEDRKKVRDIRGINKRFQRLESHVVTLARSVAHLSSEMRTQHLMIQEMENIRGEIAALRTQTNMLNVRAQSAARAVSSKDLPVLANPARVKKLTKFFGDEPPLLRLFLRKLGYEKYATIFEGERIGMVELPYLSEDRLQKMGLPLGPRLRIMQEAQISVCKDNTLCI
- the LOC130452915 gene encoding uncharacterized protein LOC130452915 isoform X2 — encoded protein: MPPYPLYNEPSIPGATVLDQPIATSSPVTPQGLHTHSSKFPIEREVILSSTEKNSKIPILHDYKKRSKVAVAPDVPPKQMAAWTQNHQILPDQTHSGLIQTIQQSNDPNGSPYRTNYHQVQDYYNGQNLNSTGAVPRTAWHAPGDTNKTTSRPLPITDDFPTNTSHPQNVTVQIESKETSQKDQKNKTMAKTYNTIKDMLSNRFKSNKENEEKGEEAGLNNMAEELRKSQGNIADEGVSKKATIEQGYQKPPITSQYNQSYMQQQMISQHAQQQYQQQLKNQQYSQQLAQARSQEMLNQQHSEEQLYYQSNYVASTPQRRQVPVPPRETNYVPLQAMQQQHLQSSPEKRSAQQLERDSLRQRSFEARRAASQPQLAYEDEVHEELPNRKPQPQIPTPMRRGSYGNIMETQTKNDTEKDSDDGGFLRRKGSQERRLDPPGLNDRVVKSDGNNIDNRKENDQKTTDELQGSPRKRLEGEIGKIEGVYNVGQRIAKLDEESKVQKKTNPSSATSSDYDKTGGQSSSNIDSGRGSAAYSSGRRPGPVDSNSDHFDSVPNVTRGKYRDLQDNSHDSEWVDIVENELRHILEPKLHELSIQNNNPGKPHSVLSESVSSMTPPLPPLSPGEQSSPNTTPRNSARYKHNSLPCGSRPEYESYKSKNHSRIVAGESRWNNSSPQKHRSQKKIDHNAILRGKQIFGLDNTDMTSTTTRSMDLESILDGQSDSDEDLSTTDARAIRKQLEGLETMYSEVLKLLGVKKHPAKYQPNDPRFTKRRYGSMSSLPSSSVSSRPIRDKRRTNEDRKKVRDIRGINKRFQRLESHVVTLARSVAHLSSEMRTQHLMIQEMENIRGEIAALRTQTNMLNVRAQSAARAVSSKDLPVLANPARVKKLTKFFGDEPPLLRLFLRKLGYEKYATIFEGERIGMVELPYLSEDRLQKMGLPLGPRLRIMQEAQISVCKDNTLCIV
- the LOC130452915 gene encoding uncharacterized protein LOC130452915 isoform X4 yields the protein MVEFTINTNETTHSGLIQTIQQSNDPNGSPYRTNYHQVQDYYNGQNLNSTGAVPRTAWHAPGDTNKTTSRPLPITDDFPTNTSHPQNVTVQIESKETSQKDQKNKTMAKTYNTIKDMLSNRFKSNKENEEKGEEAGLNNMAEELRKSQGNIADEGVSKKATIEQGYQKPPITSQYNQSYMQQQMISQHAQQQYQQQLKNQQYSQQLAQARSQEMLNQQHSEEQLYYQSNYVASTPQRRQVPVPPRETNYVPLQAMQQQHLQSSPEKRSAQQLERDSLRQRSFEARRAASQPQLAYEDEVHEELPNRKPQPQIPTPMRRGSYGNIMETQTKNDTEKDSDDGGFLRRKGSQERRLDPPGLNDRVVKSDGNNIDNRKENDQKTTDELQGSPRKRLEGEIGKIEGVYNVGQRIAKLDEESKVQKKTNPSSATSSDYDKTGGQSSSNIDSGRGSAAYSSGRRPGPVDSNSDHFDSVPNVTRGKYRDLQDNSHDSEWVDIVENELRHILEPKLHELSIQNNNPGKPHSVLSESVSSMTPPLPPLSPGEQSSPNTTPRNSARYKHNSLPCGSRPEYESYKSKNHSRIVAGESRWNNSSPQKHRSQKKIDHNAILRGKQIFGLDNTDMTSTTTRSMDLESILDGQSDSDEDLSTTDARAIRKQLEGLETMYSEVLKLLGVKKHPAKYQPNDPRFTKRRYGSMSSLPSSSVSSRPIRDKRRTNEDRKKVRDIRGINKRFQRLESHVVTLARSVAHLSSEMRTQHLMIQEMENIRGEIAALRTQTNMLNVRAQSAARAVSSKDLPVLANPARVKKLTKFFGDEPPLLRLFLRKLGYEKYATIFEGERIGMVELPYLSEDRLQKMGLPLGPRLRIMQEAQISVCKDNTLCIV